One window from the genome of Pseudomonas sp. L5B5 encodes:
- a CDS encoding helix-turn-helix transcriptional regulator has product MEYLFTLNYLLPAEDCDPLQLVERLGAADCTDVLVGTGVAGRLALEFSREAESAEAALLGALGDIKRIIPEARLVEASPDFVGLSEIAEIVGVSRQNMRKLMLGHAESFPLAIHEGSTSLWHLAEVLSWLDSKGGYPLKHPVIEVARVAQQVNAAKESKRIGPLSSELVALLG; this is encoded by the coding sequence ATGGAGTACCTGTTTACCCTCAACTATCTGCTGCCGGCCGAAGATTGCGACCCCCTGCAACTGGTGGAGCGCCTTGGCGCAGCGGATTGCACCGATGTCCTGGTGGGAACCGGTGTAGCCGGGCGGCTGGCCCTGGAGTTCAGTCGCGAGGCCGAGAGTGCCGAAGCGGCCCTGCTCGGTGCCCTGGGGGATATCAAGCGGATCATTCCCGAGGCTCGCTTGGTGGAAGCCAGCCCGGATTTCGTCGGCCTCAGCGAGATCGCGGAGATTGTCGGTGTGTCCCGGCAGAACATGCGCAAGTTGATGCTCGGTCACGCCGAGAGTTTTCCCCTGGCGATCCATGAAGGCAGCACTTCGCTGTGGCATCTGGCTGAGGTCTTGAGCTGGCTGGACAGCAAGGGCGGCTACCCCCTCAAGCACCCTGTGATCGAGGTGGCGCGGGTGGCTCAGCAGGTGAATGCCGCCAAGGAATCGAAGCGCATCGGCCCTCTCAGTAGTGAACTGGTGGCCCTGTTGGGCTGA
- the treR gene encoding trehalose operon repressor, with product MSKYNQIYSDLLASITTERLERGARLPSETELMDSYQASRGTVRKAIELLQERGFAQKIHGKGTFVLSPTPIEFQLGGIVSFQETYPRLGDDVSTEVVEFSQFPLEGSLRAHLQAEEGSLITRIKRVRRIDGKRVILDINHFVAELIPGLDRQIAEHSIYAYIEQTLQLSISYAQRTIEASPRSKDDQQLLDLDDQSHVIVVSNQTFLQDGRQFEYTESRHTLDKFYFSDVARR from the coding sequence ATGAGCAAATACAACCAGATCTACAGCGATCTGCTTGCCAGCATCACCACCGAACGCCTGGAGCGCGGTGCCCGCCTGCCCTCGGAAACCGAACTGATGGACAGCTACCAGGCCAGCCGCGGCACAGTGCGCAAAGCCATCGAACTGCTGCAGGAACGCGGTTTTGCCCAGAAGATCCATGGCAAGGGCACCTTCGTGCTGTCGCCCACGCCCATCGAATTCCAGCTGGGCGGTATCGTCAGCTTCCAGGAAACCTATCCACGGCTGGGGGATGACGTCAGCACCGAGGTGGTGGAGTTCAGCCAGTTCCCTCTCGAAGGTTCGCTGCGGGCACATCTGCAGGCAGAAGAAGGCAGCCTGATCACCCGGATCAAACGCGTGCGGCGAATCGACGGCAAACGGGTGATCCTCGACATCAACCACTTCGTCGCCGAACTGATACCCGGGCTGGACCGGCAGATCGCCGAACACTCGATCTATGCGTACATCGAACAGACCCTGCAACTGAGCATCAGCTACGCCCAGCGCACCATCGAGGCCAGCCCGCGAAGCAAGGACGACCAGCAGTTGCTCGACCTGGACGACCAGAGCCATGTGATCGTGGTGAGCAACCAGACCTTCCTGCAGGACGGTCGGCAGTTCGAGTACACCGAGTCACGGCACACCCTGGACAAGTTCTACTTCTCCGACGTGGCGCGACGCTGA
- the treP gene encoding PTS system trehalose-specific EIIBC component: MSHDYSMIASELLHSLGGADNLEQAAHCVTRLRLALKDPSRVDSAALNQIDLVKGSFFTGGLFQVVIGPGEVEKVYAALREQTGLAASTIADVKHKGAQKTHAMQRLVRVFSDVFMPILPALIIAGLLMGVNNLLGAKGMFIEGQTLLEAYPDLGGLWSLVNLMANTSFVFLPALVGWSAAKRFGGSEILGIVLGLMLVHPDLLNAWNYGKAVAGLDGQSLPYFDILGLFQIEKVGYQGQILPILLAAYVMSVIEKWLRARVPNAIQLLVVPITTIVVTGVLALAIIGPVTRHLGILITEGVVTLFELAPMVGGAIFGLLYAPLVITGMHHMFLAVDLQLISTQGGTFIWPMIVMSNLAQGSAALAVFTMSRNARDRSMASTSAISAYFGITEPAMFGVNLRYKFPFYAALIGSALGSVFLSLNKVQASAIGVGGLPGFISIIPQYIPMFVIGMLLALVVPFVLTCGLSLKIIRPGYRVA; encoded by the coding sequence ATGAGCCACGACTATTCAATGATCGCCAGCGAGCTGCTGCACAGCCTTGGTGGCGCCGACAACCTCGAGCAGGCGGCCCATTGCGTGACCCGCCTGCGCCTGGCCCTGAAGGACCCGAGCCGGGTCGACAGCGCCGCGCTCAACCAGATCGACCTGGTCAAGGGCTCGTTCTTCACCGGTGGCCTGTTCCAGGTCGTGATCGGCCCCGGCGAAGTGGAAAAGGTCTATGCGGCGCTGCGTGAGCAGACCGGCCTGGCCGCCTCGACCATTGCCGACGTGAAGCACAAGGGCGCGCAAAAGACCCATGCCATGCAGCGGCTGGTGCGGGTGTTCTCCGATGTATTCATGCCGATCCTTCCGGCCCTGATCATCGCCGGCCTGCTGATGGGGGTGAACAACCTGCTAGGCGCCAAGGGCATGTTCATCGAGGGCCAGACCCTGCTCGAGGCCTACCCGGACCTGGGTGGGCTCTGGAGCCTGGTCAACCTGATGGCCAACACCTCCTTCGTGTTCCTGCCGGCCCTGGTGGGCTGGTCGGCGGCCAAGCGCTTTGGCGGCAGCGAGATCCTCGGCATCGTCCTGGGCCTGATGCTGGTGCATCCGGACCTGCTCAATGCCTGGAACTACGGCAAGGCCGTGGCCGGGCTGGATGGCCAGAGCCTGCCGTACTTCGACATCCTTGGCCTGTTCCAGATCGAGAAGGTCGGCTACCAGGGCCAGATCCTGCCGATCCTGCTGGCGGCCTATGTGATGAGCGTCATCGAGAAATGGCTGCGGGCCCGAGTGCCCAACGCGATTCAACTGCTGGTCGTGCCGATTACCACCATCGTGGTGACCGGGGTGCTGGCCCTGGCCATCATCGGTCCGGTGACCCGCCACCTGGGGATCCTGATCACCGAGGGCGTGGTCACCCTGTTCGAGCTGGCACCGATGGTGGGCGGGGCAATTTTCGGCCTGCTCTATGCGCCGCTGGTGATCACCGGCATGCATCACATGTTCCTGGCGGTCGACCTGCAACTGATCTCCACCCAGGGTGGCACCTTCATCTGGCCGATGATCGTCATGTCCAACCTGGCCCAGGGCAGCGCGGCCCTGGCGGTGTTCACCATGAGCCGCAACGCCCGGGATCGCAGCATGGCCTCGACCTCGGCGATCTCGGCCTACTTCGGCATCACCGAGCCAGCGATGTTCGGGGTCAACCTGCGCTACAAGTTTCCGTTCTATGCCGCGCTGATCGGCTCGGCCCTGGGCAGCGTATTTCTCTCGCTGAACAAGGTCCAGGCCTCGGCCATCGGGGTCGGCGGGCTGCCGGGGTTCATCTCAATCATTCCGCAATACATCCCGATGTTCGTCATTGGCATGCTCTTGGCCCTGGTGGTGCCCTTCGTCCTCACATGTGGCCTGAGCCTTAAGATCATCCGCCCCGGTTACCGAGTGGCCTGA
- the treC gene encoding alpha,alpha-phosphotrehalase, with protein sequence MQDWQRSVIYQIYPKSFHSHSGQATGDLLGVVDKLDYLHWLGVDCLWLTPFLRSPQRDNGYDISDYYAIDPSYGSMADCELLIEEAGKRGIKLMLDIVVNHTSIEHAWFQQARSSLDNPYRDFYIWRDEPNNWESKFGGSAWEYEAQTGQYYLHLFDHTQADLNWDNPRVRAEVFKMMRFWRDKGVGGFRLDVINLISKPADFPEDQSDGRRFYTDGPNVHEYLQEMHREVFEGHDLVNVGEMSSTRLEHCIRYSNPESKELSMTFNFHHLKVDYPNQQKWLRADFDFLELKRILSDWQCGMQAGGGWNALFWCNHDQPRVVSRFGDDGEHRVVSAKMLATALHLLQGTPFVYQGEELGMTNPHFQRIEQYRDVETLNIYRLKREAGEEPQDIMAAIQQKSRDNGRTPMQWNAGANAGFSSAAPWIEVAANAGQINAEAQLDDPQSVLHHYRQLIALRREQGLIQHGVYRQLLPEHPQVWVYVREGQGERLLVVNNFYGSPCEVELPQEVIDRAMQQRLLITNYPGDEARSRHLLLRPYESFVLHLIDC encoded by the coding sequence ATGCAAGACTGGCAGCGTTCGGTGATCTACCAGATCTACCCGAAAAGTTTTCACAGCCACTCAGGACAGGCCACCGGTGACCTGCTGGGCGTAGTAGACAAGCTCGACTACCTGCACTGGCTGGGGGTCGATTGCCTGTGGCTGACCCCGTTCCTGCGTTCGCCGCAGCGGGACAATGGCTATGACATCAGCGACTACTACGCCATCGACCCCAGCTACGGCAGCATGGCCGACTGTGAACTGCTGATCGAGGAAGCCGGCAAGCGTGGTATCAAGCTGATGCTGGACATCGTGGTCAACCACACGTCCATCGAGCACGCCTGGTTCCAGCAGGCCCGCAGCAGCCTGGACAACCCCTATCGGGACTTCTACATCTGGCGCGATGAGCCCAACAACTGGGAGTCCAAGTTCGGCGGCTCGGCCTGGGAATACGAAGCGCAGACTGGCCAGTACTACCTGCACCTGTTCGACCACACCCAGGCCGACCTCAACTGGGACAACCCCCGGGTGCGCGCCGAAGTCTTCAAGATGATGCGCTTCTGGCGGGACAAGGGCGTCGGCGGTTTTCGCCTCGACGTGATCAACCTGATCTCCAAGCCCGCGGACTTCCCCGAGGACCAGAGCGACGGCCGGCGTTTCTACACCGACGGCCCGAACGTCCATGAGTACCTGCAGGAAATGCACCGGGAGGTGTTCGAAGGCCACGACCTGGTGAATGTCGGCGAGATGTCCTCCACCCGCCTGGAACACTGCATCCGCTACTCGAACCCGGAGTCGAAGGAGCTGTCGATGACCTTCAACTTCCATCACCTGAAGGTGGATTATCCCAACCAGCAGAAGTGGCTGCGGGCCGATTTCGACTTCCTCGAGCTCAAGCGCATCCTGTCCGACTGGCAGTGCGGCATGCAGGCCGGTGGCGGCTGGAACGCGTTGTTCTGGTGCAACCACGACCAGCCCCGGGTGGTATCGCGGTTCGGCGACGACGGCGAGCATCGGGTGGTCTCGGCGAAGATGCTGGCCACCGCGTTGCACCTGCTGCAGGGCACGCCCTTTGTCTATCAGGGCGAAGAGCTGGGCATGACCAACCCGCATTTCCAGCGCATCGAGCAGTACCGCGACGTCGAGACCCTGAACATCTACCGGCTCAAGCGTGAGGCCGGTGAGGAGCCGCAGGACATCATGGCGGCGATCCAGCAGAAGTCCCGGGACAACGGGCGTACGCCCATGCAATGGAATGCCGGGGCCAATGCCGGTTTCAGCAGCGCCGCCCCCTGGATCGAGGTCGCGGCCAATGCCGGCCAGATCAATGCCGAGGCACAACTCGACGACCCGCAATCGGTGCTGCACCACTATCGCCAACTGATCGCGTTGCGTCGTGAGCAAGGGTTGATCCAGCACGGGGTCTATCGCCAGTTGCTGCCCGAGCATCCGCAGGTCTGGGTCTATGTGCGGGAAGGGCAGGGCGAGCGCCTGCTGGTGGTGAACAACTTCTACGGTTCGCCGTGCGAGGTCGAGTTGCCGCAGGAGGTCATCGACCGGGCCATGCAGCAGCGCCTGCTGATCACCAACTACCCGGGCGATGAGGCCCGCAGCCGGCATCTGCTGCTGCGGCCCTATGAGTCCTTTGTCCTGCACCTGATCGACTGCTGA
- a CDS encoding maltoporin — MNTTINRGLAASCLCLALPFPAQALEFAGYLRSGLGTSVNSGPQSCFQLPGAPSKYRLGNECEQYAELELRQDLYTLEDGSVLSVDGMASLYNRYDRNLTFQGENGTARMPQMYAQWSNLPSLNGGSLWAGRRYYKRNDIHISDFYYWNQSATGGGVEDVRIGDLKYSYAFSRKDNLYQKQAVTRHDFNVAGFQSNPGGELELGLSYLEKPDRRGAHNGWAITTQHVQQGFLGGKNKLALQYGEGPGTGLGYTGNPYLDDSNKSYRLVEFFDWQLTPRFGGQVEAVYQKDIRPDGQDQNWISLGVRPAYAITEQFKLVAEFGHDQVEAPGGTRKLSKFTVAPTWSPKGPAFWARPEVRLYYTYASWNEAAKRAANQLAAGSALSDSGVFGSARHGANVGLQVEYWWK, encoded by the coding sequence ATGAACACAACAATAAATCGCGGCCTGGCGGCGTCCTGCCTGTGCCTGGCCTTGCCCTTTCCGGCCCAGGCCCTGGAGTTCGCCGGCTACCTGCGCAGCGGCCTTGGCACTTCGGTCAATAGCGGCCCGCAATCCTGCTTCCAGCTGCCCGGTGCGCCGTCCAAGTACCGCCTGGGCAACGAGTGCGAGCAGTATGCCGAGCTGGAGCTGCGCCAAGATTTGTACACCCTGGAGGACGGTTCGGTGCTCAGCGTCGACGGCATGGCCTCGCTCTACAACCGCTACGACCGCAACCTGACCTTCCAGGGCGAGAACGGCACGGCGCGCATGCCGCAGATGTATGCCCAGTGGTCGAACCTGCCCAGCCTCAACGGCGGTTCGCTGTGGGCCGGGCGTCGTTACTACAAGCGTAACGATATCCATATCTCCGACTTCTACTACTGGAACCAGAGCGCCACAGGAGGCGGGGTCGAGGACGTGCGCATTGGCGACCTGAAATACAGCTACGCCTTTTCCCGCAAGGACAACCTCTATCAGAAGCAGGCCGTGACCCGTCACGACTTCAACGTCGCCGGATTCCAGAGCAACCCTGGTGGCGAGCTGGAGCTGGGCCTGAGCTACCTGGAAAAGCCCGATCGCCGTGGCGCCCACAACGGCTGGGCGATCACCACCCAGCATGTGCAGCAGGGCTTTCTCGGCGGCAAGAACAAACTCGCCCTGCAGTACGGCGAAGGCCCGGGCACGGGCCTGGGTTATACCGGCAATCCCTACCTGGATGACAGCAACAAGAGCTATCGCCTGGTGGAGTTCTTCGACTGGCAGCTGACCCCACGGTTTGGCGGCCAGGTGGAGGCGGTCTATCAGAAGGACATCCGCCCCGACGGCCAGGATCAGAACTGGATTTCCCTGGGCGTGCGCCCGGCCTATGCCATCACCGAGCAGTTCAAGCTGGTGGCCGAGTTCGGCCACGATCAAGTGGAGGCCCCCGGCGGGACGCGCAAGCTCAGCAAGTTCACCGTCGCGCCGACCTGGTCGCCCAAGGGACCGGCGTTCTGGGCGCGGCCCGAGGTGCGGCTGTATTACACCTATGCCAGCTGGAACGAGGCAGCCAAGCGTGCGGCCAACCAACTGGCGGCCGGGTCCGCGCTGTCCGACAGCGGAGTGTTCGGTAGCGCCCGACATGGGGCGAACGTCGGTTTGCAGGTCGAGTACTGGTGGAAATAA
- the ptsP gene encoding phosphoenolpyruvate--protein phosphotransferase, producing the protein MAITQPLQLLAPLSGVLLPLEQVPDPVFSSRVIGDGVCIDPISQTLCAPLSGVVSNLQHSGHAVSITGEQGQQVLLHIGLDTVNLAGLGFTCLVREGQQVTAGQPLIEFDADYLAQHARSLLTLMLVVSGEPVTGLVTDHLLVEQGQPLLQLAPTARSAAGDAEVEGEALFSKPLTLANPQGLHARPAALLAQAAKGFAASICLHRRTDSANAKSLVSIMALQTVQGDVLQVSAVGEDAEQAIQALVALLASGCGEQVAAASSPVPMAVADETLESILRGVCASPGSAFGQVLQVAQQHWQLDELAADPQQERQSLARALREATVALQSLRDDAPGEAQQEIFRAHQELLDDPSLLEQAESLITSGKSAAFAWNRAIEVTAELFRGLGSSLLAERAVDLADVGQRVLKLILGVQEQALSLPDQAILVAEQLTPSQTASLDTSRVLGFVTVCGGATSHVAILARALGLPAICGLSSQVLSLANGTPVLLDADRGELHQDPDPQLLQQRDAQRQQQRQRQHQDLAQAALPAVTRDGHHLEVTANIASLAQAQQAVSLGGEGVGLLRSEFLYQDRTQAPSPEEQAATYQAIAQALGPERNLVVRTLDVGGDKPLAYVPMDSEANPFLGLRGIRLCLERPELLREQFRAILASAGQARLHIMLPMVSQLAELRQARQLLEQEVQALGLAQSPKLGIMIEVPSAALLADRFAPEVDFFSIGTNDLTQYTLAMDRDHPRLASQADSFHPAVLRLIATTVQAAHAHGKWVGVCGALASETLAVPLLLGLGVDELSVSVPLIPAIKARVRELDLVECQALAARIIDLEDAAQVRECLQRQSVAAPSLVLEN; encoded by the coding sequence ATGGCCATAACCCAACCCTTGCAATTGCTTGCGCCCCTGTCCGGAGTGCTGTTGCCCCTGGAGCAGGTGCCCGACCCGGTATTTTCCAGCCGGGTGATCGGCGACGGCGTGTGCATCGACCCGATCTCCCAGACCCTCTGCGCGCCCCTGAGTGGGGTGGTCAGCAACCTGCAGCACAGCGGCCACGCAGTGAGCATCACTGGCGAGCAGGGCCAGCAGGTGCTGCTGCATATCGGCCTGGACACGGTGAACCTGGCGGGCCTGGGCTTTACCTGCCTGGTCCGCGAAGGCCAGCAGGTAACGGCGGGCCAGCCGCTGATCGAGTTCGATGCCGACTACCTGGCCCAGCATGCCCGCAGCCTGCTGACTCTGATGCTGGTGGTCAGCGGCGAACCGGTGACGGGCCTGGTGACCGACCACCTGCTGGTGGAGCAGGGCCAGCCGCTGCTGCAACTCGCCCCGACTGCCCGGAGCGCTGCCGGGGATGCTGAGGTCGAGGGCGAGGCGCTGTTTTCCAAGCCGCTGACCCTGGCCAACCCCCAGGGGTTGCATGCGCGCCCGGCGGCCCTGCTGGCCCAGGCCGCCAAGGGGTTTGCCGCGAGCATCTGCCTGCATCGGCGCACGGACTCGGCCAACGCCAAGTCCCTGGTATCGATCATGGCGTTGCAGACGGTGCAGGGCGATGTCCTGCAGGTCAGCGCCGTGGGCGAGGATGCCGAGCAGGCGATCCAGGCCCTGGTGGCATTGCTGGCCTCCGGCTGTGGGGAGCAGGTCGCCGCGGCGTCGAGCCCGGTGCCCATGGCGGTGGCGGATGAAACACTTGAGAGCATCCTGCGCGGAGTCTGCGCCTCCCCGGGCTCGGCTTTCGGCCAGGTGTTGCAGGTGGCGCAACAGCATTGGCAGCTCGATGAGCTGGCAGCAGACCCGCAGCAGGAGCGCCAGTCCCTGGCGCGGGCCCTGCGCGAGGCGACGGTTGCCCTGCAAAGTCTGCGGGACGATGCCCCAGGTGAAGCACAGCAGGAGATCTTCCGCGCCCATCAGGAGCTGCTGGACGACCCGAGCCTGCTGGAGCAGGCCGAGTCGCTGATCACCAGTGGCAAGAGCGCTGCCTTTGCCTGGAATCGCGCCATCGAGGTCACCGCAGAACTGTTTCGGGGCCTGGGCAGCAGCCTCCTGGCCGAGCGCGCGGTGGACCTGGCGGACGTCGGCCAGCGGGTGCTGAAACTGATTCTCGGAGTCCAGGAGCAGGCTCTGAGCCTGCCGGACCAGGCCATCCTGGTGGCCGAGCAATTGACCCCCTCGCAAACCGCGAGCCTGGATACTTCCCGGGTACTGGGGTTTGTCACCGTGTGCGGCGGCGCCACCAGCCATGTGGCGATTCTCGCCCGGGCCCTGGGCCTGCCGGCGATCTGCGGCCTGTCGTCCCAGGTGCTGTCCCTGGCCAACGGCACGCCTGTGTTGCTGGATGCCGACCGCGGCGAGCTGCACCAGGACCCGGACCCGCAACTGCTGCAGCAACGCGATGCCCAGCGCCAGCAGCAACGCCAGCGCCAGCACCAGGACCTGGCCCAGGCGGCGCTGCCGGCGGTGACCCGTGACGGGCATCACCTTGAGGTCACCGCCAATATTGCTTCCCTGGCGCAAGCCCAGCAGGCCGTCAGCCTGGGGGGCGAGGGTGTGGGCCTGCTGCGCTCGGAGTTTCTCTATCAGGACCGTACCCAGGCCCCAAGTCCGGAGGAGCAGGCGGCCACCTATCAGGCCATCGCCCAGGCCCTGGGCCCTGAGCGCAATCTAGTGGTGCGCACCCTGGATGTGGGGGGTGACAAACCCCTGGCCTATGTACCGATGGACAGCGAGGCCAACCCCTTTCTCGGGCTGCGCGGCATTCGCCTGTGCCTGGAGCGTCCTGAACTGCTGCGGGAACAGTTCCGCGCGATTCTGGCCAGCGCCGGGCAGGCGCGCCTGCATATCATGCTGCCGATGGTCAGTCAGCTGGCGGAGCTGCGCCAGGCGCGCCAGTTGCTGGAGCAGGAGGTGCAGGCCCTGGGGCTCGCCCAATCGCCCAAGCTGGGGATCATGATCGAGGTGCCGTCGGCGGCGCTGCTGGCGGATCGTTTCGCCCCGGAGGTGGATTTCTTCTCCATCGGCACCAACGACCTGACCCAGTACACCTTGGCCATGGACCGCGATCATCCGCGCCTGGCCAGCCAGGCCGACAGCTTCCACCCGGCGGTGCTGCGCTTGATCGCCACCACAGTGCAGGCGGCCCATGCCCATGGCAAATGGGTCGGCGTATGCGGTGCGCTGGCATCTGAAACCCTGGCGGTGCCGCTATTGCTGGGCCTGGGGGTGGACGAACTGTCGGTGAGCGTGCCGCTGATTCCGGCCATCAAGGCCCGGGTGCGGGAGCTGGACCTGGTCGAATGCCAGGCCCTGGCCGCGCGCATCATCGATCTGGAGGATGCCGCCCAGGTGCGTGAATGCCTGCAGCGGCAGTCGGTTGCAGCCCCCTCACTGGTTCTGGAGAACTGA
- a CDS encoding PTS transporter subunit EIIB: MFEKLQRAFWKALTPDLVPDQPKVPKADGHALDEPMLAAVGGSANIKSQQWLALTRLRLELHDPQLLDSTALERAGVPAVMPLAGGVVHLLLGLRG; the protein is encoded by the coding sequence ATGTTCGAGAAACTACAGCGGGCATTCTGGAAAGCCCTGACCCCGGACCTGGTGCCCGATCAGCCGAAAGTGCCCAAGGCTGACGGTCATGCCCTGGATGAGCCGATGCTGGCGGCAGTGGGAGGCAGTGCCAATATCAAGAGTCAGCAATGGCTGGCCCTGACCCGATTGCGCCTGGAGCTGCATGACCCGCAATTGCTCGACAGCACGGCCCTGGAAAGGGCAGGGGTGCCGGCGGTGATGCCCCTGGCAGGCGGCGTGGTGCATCTGTTGCTGGGGCTGCGAGGCTGA
- a CDS encoding multicopper oxidase family protein → MSFTRRQILGGLAGLVVVGVGASGASRYWLGKVADDNAGHDYELIAAPLDVELVPGFKTEAWAFGPSAPGTELRVRQGTWLRVRFINHLPVETTIHWHGIRLPLEMDGVPYVSQLPVKPGEFFDYKFRVPDAGSYWYHPHVSSSEELGRGLVGPLIVEEREPTGFMHERTLSLKTWHVDEQGAWMPFSIPREAARNGTAGRLITINGQANAVTELPAGQVVRVRLLNLDNTWTYRLNLKGNCEAMIYALDGNPITPRPLDDDYWLGPGMRICLAIRIPEAGEEISLRDGSVRLGTLRSVASDDAPGEWPKALPANPIAEPDLEKAEKLNFNFEWAGKVSVNTENGKPPSLWQINGQAWDITDKTCADRPIATLKKGQSYIFELKNMTQYQHPIHLHGMSFKVIASNRRKIVEPWFTDTYLLGKNERAQVALVADNPGTWMFHCHVIDHMETGLMAAIEVV, encoded by the coding sequence ATGTCCTTTACCCGTCGACAAATACTCGGTGGTCTGGCCGGTCTGGTAGTGGTTGGCGTGGGCGCCAGCGGTGCATCGCGTTACTGGCTGGGCAAGGTTGCCGACGACAACGCCGGGCACGACTACGAGTTGATCGCCGCGCCACTGGACGTGGAGCTGGTGCCGGGCTTCAAGACCGAGGCCTGGGCCTTCGGTCCGTCGGCGCCGGGTACCGAATTGCGGGTACGCCAAGGCACCTGGCTACGGGTGCGCTTCATCAACCACCTGCCTGTGGAAACCACCATCCATTGGCACGGTATCCGCCTGCCGCTGGAGATGGACGGCGTGCCCTACGTCTCGCAGCTGCCGGTCAAGCCGGGCGAGTTCTTCGACTACAAGTTCCGTGTGCCGGATGCCGGCAGTTACTGGTACCACCCCCACGTCAGCAGTTCCGAGGAACTGGGGCGCGGCCTGGTGGGCCCGCTGATCGTCGAGGAGCGCGAGCCGACCGGCTTCATGCATGAACGTACCCTGAGCCTGAAGACCTGGCACGTGGACGAACAGGGCGCCTGGATGCCCTTCAGCATTCCGCGCGAAGCCGCGCGCAACGGCACCGCCGGGCGGCTGATCACCATCAATGGCCAGGCCAATGCCGTGACCGAACTGCCGGCTGGCCAGGTGGTGCGGGTACGCCTGCTGAACCTGGACAACACCTGGACCTATCGCCTGAACCTCAAGGGCAACTGCGAGGCGATGATCTATGCCCTCGACGGCAACCCGATCACTCCGCGCCCGCTGGACGACGACTACTGGCTGGGGCCGGGCATGCGTATCTGCCTGGCCATCCGCATTCCCGAGGCGGGTGAGGAAATCTCCCTGCGCGATGGTTCCGTGCGCCTGGGCACCTTGCGTTCGGTGGCCAGCGACGACGCTCCGGGGGAATGGCCCAAGGCATTGCCGGCCAACCCCATCGCCGAACCGGACCTGGAAAAGGCCGAGAAGCTCAACTTCAATTTCGAATGGGCCGGCAAGGTTTCGGTGAACACCGAGAATGGCAAGCCGCCTAGCCTGTGGCAGATCAACGGCCAGGCCTGGGACATCACCGACAAGACGTGCGCCGACCGTCCGATCGCTACATTGAAGAAGGGCCAGAGCTACATTTTCGAACTCAAGAACATGACCCAGTACCAGCATCCGATCCACTTGCATGGCATGAGCTTCAAGGTCATTGCTTCCAACCGGCGCAAGATTGTCGAACCCTGGTTCACCGACACCTACCTGCTGGGCAAGAACGAGCGCGCCCAGGTGGCGCTGGTGGCCGATAACCCTGGCACCTGGATGTTCCACTGCCATGTGATCGACCACATGGAAACCGGCCTGATGGCCGCGATCGAGGTGGTGTGA
- the tadA gene encoding tRNA adenosine(34) deaminase TadA, whose translation MRQIRPAPIIDRSRDQAFMREALALAAQGAALGEVPVGAVLVLDGEVIGRGYNCPISGSDPSAHAEMVAIRDAARAMSNYRLPGSTLYVTLEPCSMCAGLIVHSRIARVVYGALEPKAGIVQSQGQFFSQGFLNHRVLFEGGVLAEECGTVLSEFFKARRASRD comes from the coding sequence ATGCGTCAGATTCGCCCGGCCCCGATCATCGATCGCAGCCGTGACCAGGCGTTCATGCGCGAGGCCCTGGCGCTGGCTGCCCAGGGGGCTGCCCTGGGGGAGGTGCCGGTGGGGGCGGTGCTGGTACTCGACGGCGAGGTCATCGGCCGGGGCTACAACTGTCCCATCAGCGGCAGCGACCCCAGTGCCCATGCCGAGATGGTGGCCATTCGTGACGCGGCTCGGGCGATGAGCAACTATCGTCTGCCGGGCAGTACCCTGTACGTCACTCTGGAGCCTTGCAGCATGTGCGCCGGGCTGATCGTCCATTCGCGCATCGCACGGGTGGTGTATGGGGCCCTGGAGCCCAAGGCGGGCATCGTGCAGAGCCAGGGACAGTTCTTTTCCCAGGGGTTTCTCAACCACCGGGTGCTGTTCGAAGGCGGGGTGCTGGCCGAGGAGTGCGGTACGGTGCTCAGCGAGTTCTTCAAGGCGCGGCGGGCCAGCCGCGACTGA